One window of Microcoleus vaginatus PCC 9802 genomic DNA carries:
- a CDS encoding DNA-directed RNA polymerase subunit omega, whose amino-acid sequence MAKRPTFDSTQLTRRAEELINGASNRYRITVQVANRAKRRRYEDFDNMDDHQMKPVMRAIFEMSDELTQPEIIGDI is encoded by the coding sequence GCGTCCAACTTTCGATTCAACTCAGCTAACCCGTCGGGCGGAAGAGTTGATTAACGGTGCATCCAACCGCTATCGGATTACGGTGCAGGTGGCGAACCGCGCAAAACGCCGTCGCTATGAAGATTTTGATAATATGGACGACCATCAAATGAAACCTGTAATGCGGGCGATATTTGAGATGTCGGACGAACTGACTCAGCCGGAAATTATCGGAGACATCTAG